The window AACCAATTTTCTCTACAGTTGGTTTACCTTCGGTAATTGTTCCAGTTTTATCAACAATTAGCGTATCTACTTTATCCATTTTCTCTAAAGCTTCCGCATTTTTAATGAGCACTCCATTTTGAGCACCTTTACCAACACCAACCATTACAGACATTGGAGTTGCCAAACCTAACGCACAAGGACAGGCAATAATTAAAACTGCGATTGCATTTACTAAAGCATACACATACGCTGGTTCTGGTCCCCAAATTGCCCAAACTATAAATGTAATTAGAGAAATTAAAACAACTACTGGTACAAAGTAACCAGAAACCGTATCTGCTAATTTTTGAATAGGCGCACGACTTCTACTGGCATCGTTTACCATATGAATAATTTGAGAAAGTAATGTATCACTACCCACTTTTTGGGCTTTCATTAAAAAAGACTGATTCCCATTTATTGTACCACTACTTACTTTATCTCCTTCGGATTTGTTTACAGGAATAGGCTCTCCTGTAATCATAGATTCATCAACAGTTGTATGACCTTCTGTTATTTTACCATCGACAGGAATTTTATCACCTGGTTTCACTTTTAGAATATCATCTAATTCTATTTTATCAATAGATACTTCCACCTCTTTACCATCTACTATTTTGGTTGCTTTATTGGGTGCTAATTTTAAAAGTTCTTTCACAGCAGAATTTGTTTTACTATGCGCACGAGCTTCTAATAATTGCCCCATTAAAACCAATGTTAAAATTACAGTTGTAGCTTCAAAATAAACATGTACAGCATCAAATTCAGTTTTAAATTGATCTGGAAAAACATCAGGAAAAAGCATTCCGAAAAAACTAAACAACCAAGCTACACCAGCACCAATGCCAATAAGTGTAAACATATTTAGATTCCAAGTTTTTATACTTTTATAAGCACGTTCAAAAAACATCCAAGTTGCATAAAACACTACAGGAATTGATAGAACAAACTGAACCCAATTCCAGTTCTTCTGCTCTAAAATATCGTATAATGGATTATTCATTAGCATTTCACTCATTGCTATAAAGAAAATTGGCAATGTAAACGCAACTGCAATCCAAAACTTTTTAGATAATTTTTTATATGCTTTTTCTTCGGCAGAACTATCAGCCTCCATTGGCACTAAATCCATTCCACAAATCGGGCAATCACCAGCTTCATCTTTTACAACTTCTAGGTGCATTGGGCAGGTCCATTGTTCTGAATTTGTTGTTGATAGATTTTGCTCTTCAACCAAATCCATACCACAGACTGGACAATCACTAGGTTTGTCATACGTTTTTTCACCCTCACAATGCATAGGGCAATAAAAAGTACCCGTTCCTTTTCCCTTAAGAACTTCCTTTTTTTCTTCCTTTATATGTTGATGCTCTCCTTGTTTGTGAATACTATATCGTCCACCATCATTTTTTAAAGCTTCTTGAAAAGTTTCTATTTTAATATGAGCATCCATTTCTATGGTTGCTTCAGATTTTTCTAAATCAACTATTGCTTTTGAAACACCCGCAACTTCTGAAAGTGTTTTTTCTACATGACCTCTACAGCCATTGCAAGTCATTCCATGAATATGATATATGTGTTTCATTTTTATTGAATTAAATAATTAATAATTGTTGTTTGTAAATAGTAGTTTTTAATCGACTTAATTTGATTCATTTCAAACTTCAATTGCAATTCTTGAATATCTAAAACATCATTAAAGTCAATCCTTCCTGTTTCGTAACTTTTTATTAGAATTTCTTCAGCATTCTTCGCTTGTTTTAGATTTTTAGTTTGTGTTTTATAACTTATTCTTGAGGAAATACGGTTATTTATTGCTTGGTCTAAAATTGTTTCTAAGGTATTCTTACGTTCTTGTTTCTGCGCTAAAATCTCTTGTTGTTGCAATTGATTTTGTCTGGTTTTCGATTTGTAACTATTATTGAAAATAGGAATGGAAACAGAAACCATTGGCATTAAAATATCTTTACCATTATCACTAAAACTCATATTAGGTCGTTTAGCAACATTTACATAATCTAAACCAAAACCAATCATAGGATTGTTTTCTTTCTGATTCAATAATTCTGATTTTTCTACAGATTGATAAATCTTATCATACTTCAATAATTCTGGGTGTAAAACTAAATTGTCTGTGTTTATTTCGAAATTTTCTGAAGGAATATTCAACTCATTTATCACATTTACTGTAACTGATTTATCGCGATTTAGGAGCTTGTTAAAATTAGTTTGTTCAGCTAAAAATTGTTGTTCTAAAACATCTTTTAGTTGCTGCATTTCATTTTGACGCATTTGTAAGCGTAACACATCTACAGCTGATGCTTTACCAACTTCTACCGATGTTAATGCCAATGTTTCGTAAGTTTCGAGGAGTTTTATATTTTTTTCTAATACCTTTTGCTTTGCCTTATTTGCATACAAATTATAATAGGACTGCGAAACGGAAGTAATTAGTTTACGTTTAGCAATTACAATATTTTCATATTTAGCATCTGCCATTGAAGAAATATAATTTTCTCTTGAGGTAATAGTTCCAAACCAAGGCAACATTTGTTTTATAGATATTCTAAAACGTTGTGCTCCCGTTCTTGTTTCTGGTTCACTTACAAAATAGCCAACGCCAAATTCAGTATTTGGTAGCGTGTTAACTTCGTTTACTTTTTCGGAAGCAATATTGTATTGCAATTCAAATTTTTGAATTGCTGGATTGTTTGCCATTGCTTGTTCTAAATAGCTTTGCAATTCTTGACTTTGAATGTTAAGAAAAAAGAAAAGGGAACAAAGAGTAAAGATTAACTGAAATTTTCTATCTATATTTTTCATTTTAATTAACGATTTGTCTTGGTTCTTGATTTTCTTTTTTCGTTATTCTTTTCAATTTTATCTCTTCTCTCCAGCTATACAAAACAGGTAAAAGAAAGTAAGAAGTGATGTCTATGACCATTCCTCCAAAAATTGGGATTGCCATTGGAATCATTATATCGCTTCCTTTTCCTGTGGATGTTAAAACAGGTAACAAGGCTAAAATTGTAGTTACAGTGGTCATTAAACACGGACGAATTCTTTTTTGTGCAGCTACCAAAGCTGAAGCTCGAATGCTCTTTTTATCAGCAGGTTTTTCGCGTTCAAAAGTTTGTGTTAAATAAGTTGCCATAACGACACCATCATCTGTAGCAATTCCAAACAATGCAATAAAACCTACCCAAACCGCCACACTTAAATTGATGGTTTTCATATTGAAGAGATCCCTCATATTTTCTCCAAAAAAGCTAAAATTGAAAAACCAATCTTGACCATACAACCAAATCATAATGAACCCACCAGCAAAAGCAATTGTTATTGCTGTAAAAACCATAAGTGATGTAGAAACCGATTTAAACTGAAAATATAAAATCAAGAAAATAATTGCCAATGCTAATGGAACTATAACGGATAATGTTTTTTCTGCAC of the Tenacibaculum todarodis genome contains:
- a CDS encoding heavy metal translocating P-type ATPase is translated as MKHIYHIHGMTCNGCRGHVEKTLSEVAGVSKAIVDLEKSEATIEMDAHIKIETFQEALKNDGGRYSIHKQGEHQHIKEEKKEVLKGKGTGTFYCPMHCEGEKTYDKPSDCPVCGMDLVEEQNLSTTNSEQWTCPMHLEVVKDEAGDCPICGMDLVPMEADSSAEEKAYKKLSKKFWIAVAFTLPIFFIAMSEMLMNNPLYDILEQKNWNWVQFVLSIPVVFYATWMFFERAYKSIKTWNLNMFTLIGIGAGVAWLFSFFGMLFPDVFPDQFKTEFDAVHVYFEATTVILTLVLMGQLLEARAHSKTNSAVKELLKLAPNKATKIVDGKEVEVSIDKIELDDILKVKPGDKIPVDGKITEGHTTVDESMITGEPIPVNKSEGDKVSSGTINGNQSFLMKAQKVGSDTLLSQIIHMVNDASRSRAPIQKLADTVSGYFVPVVVLISLITFIVWAIWGPEPAYVYALVNAIAVLIIACPCALGLATPMSVMVGVGKGAQNGVLIKNAEALEKMDKVDTLIVDKTGTITEGKPTVEKIGSFDDNYTENEVLNYIVSLNSNSEHPLAEATVKYGKEQNAEIIKSNSFSAVTGKGVEAIINDKKISLGNPKMMEYANAKISSEMEEKAASFQMQGKTVSYLSRDKNVIGYVVIGDKIKETSAKAIKELQEMGIAVIMLTGDNYNTAKAVATELNLTDFKASMLPEDKLKEVEKLQEKGNVVAMAGDGINDAPALAKSDVGIAMGTGTDVAIESAMITLVKGDLHGIVKARNLSDGVMKNIKQNLFFALIYNTLGVPIAAGVLFPFFGILLSPMIAALAMSFSSVSVIVNALRLRTIKI
- a CDS encoding TolC family protein, whose protein sequence is MKNIDRKFQLIFTLCSLFFFLNIQSQELQSYLEQAMANNPAIQKFELQYNIASEKVNEVNTLPNTEFGVGYFVSEPETRTGAQRFRISIKQMLPWFGTITSRENYISSMADAKYENIVIAKRKLITSVSQSYYNLYANKAKQKVLEKNIKLLETYETLALTSVEVGKASAVDVLRLQMRQNEMQQLKDVLEQQFLAEQTNFNKLLNRDKSVTVNVINELNIPSENFEINTDNLVLHPELLKYDKIYQSVEKSELLNQKENNPMIGFGLDYVNVAKRPNMSFSDNGKDILMPMVSVSIPIFNNSYKSKTRQNQLQQQEILAQKQERKNTLETILDQAINNRISSRISYKTQTKNLKQAKNAEEILIKSYETGRIDFNDVLDIQELQLKFEMNQIKSIKNYYLQTTIINYLIQ